The proteins below come from a single Terriglobia bacterium genomic window:
- a CDS encoding VWA domain-containing protein, with protein MRRFLIGFLLALVPVSFILGQQKKPPVTAAPKAAPRQAAPGSSEDDQTISVNVDLVNILFTVADRKGKFVTNLKKEDFKVFEDLKAQSITNFSSESELPLTIALLVDTSGSIRDKLKFEEDAAIEFFYSTLQRGKDKALLISFDSGVDLLQDFTDDPEKLANEIHKIRAGGGTSLYDAVYLAVNKKLAGQTGRRVVILITDGDDNSSRISLTEALEVAQKNDVTIYSISTNSSAFFGSKEQERGDKTMQKFAEETGGKLFRPLKNEDLAASFVNIREELRSQYQIGYRPSNSRMDGTFRRIRIDVTDKRYKARSRSGYYMPKPAATTQR; from the coding sequence ATGCGACGTTTCCTAATTGGTTTTTTGCTGGCCCTGGTGCCGGTAAGCTTCATCCTCGGTCAGCAGAAAAAGCCGCCGGTAACTGCGGCTCCCAAGGCGGCGCCCAGGCAGGCTGCGCCCGGCTCATCGGAGGACGACCAGACCATTTCGGTGAACGTCGACCTTGTGAATATTCTTTTCACCGTAGCGGACCGGAAAGGCAAATTCGTAACGAACCTGAAGAAAGAAGATTTCAAGGTTTTCGAAGACCTGAAGGCCCAGAGCATCACGAATTTCAGCAGTGAATCGGAATTGCCTCTGACGATCGCGCTTCTCGTCGACACGAGCGGCAGCATTCGGGACAAGCTGAAGTTCGAAGAGGACGCCGCGATCGAGTTCTTTTATTCCACGCTACAGCGCGGCAAAGACAAGGCGCTCCTTATCAGTTTCGATTCCGGCGTCGATCTGCTGCAGGATTTCACCGACGACCCGGAAAAGCTTGCGAACGAGATTCATAAGATCCGCGCGGGCGGCGGCACTTCGCTTTATGACGCGGTTTACCTCGCCGTGAACAAGAAGCTCGCGGGCCAGACTGGACGCCGCGTCGTCATTCTGATCACAGATGGTGACGATAATTCCAGCCGCATCTCGCTCACCGAGGCGCTCGAAGTTGCACAAAAGAACGATGTCACCATTTACTCCATCAGCACGAATTCCTCGGCCTTCTTCGGATCGAAGGAGCAGGAACGCGGCGACAAAACCATGCAGAAGTTCGCCGAAGAGACCGGAGGGAAGCTGTTCCGTCCTCTGAAAAACGAGGACCTCGCCGCCAGTTTCGTGAATATTCGCGAGGAACTGCGGTCTCAATACCAGATCGGCTACCGGCCCAGCAATTCCAGGATGGACGGCACTTTCCGCCGGATCCGCATCGATGTGACCGATAAGCGGTACAAGGCGCGATCGCGCTCCGGTTATTACATGCCCAAGCCTGCGGCGACTACGCAGCGTTAA